A part of Populus alba chromosome 8, ASM523922v2, whole genome shotgun sequence genomic DNA contains:
- the LOC118055634 gene encoding PH, RCC1 and FYVE domains-containing protein 1, which translates to MAKDETSLIWLSHGQEKNLKLSSVLKIIPGQRTAVFRRYLRPEKDCLSFSLLYNNGERSLDLICKEKVEAAVWLAGLKALIGKNHNRRTRSNISDFQLTDGELYQNGRPFGATLEFTSSLARGRVSIDLGSRDNPLDLRSSDVSERSSMQLRASTGGDFRISVSSTPSCSSAGSGPDDIESLGDVYIWGEIWSEGVFPDGSVSSVPTKNDVLTPKPLESNVVLDVHQISCGVRHVALVTRQGEVFTWGEESGGRLGHGIEDHFTHPKLVESLAVTNIDYVACGEYHTCAISTSGDLFTWGDGSNNSGLLGHGTDVSHWIPKRVSGPLEGLQVLSIACGTWHSALATSNGKLFTFGDGTFGALGHGDRKSVSSPKELQSLNGLKTIKVACGVWHTAAIVEVMSQAGSNISSRKLFTWGDGDKHRLGHGNKDIYLLPTCVSSLIDYNFQLVACGHTMTVALTTSGHVFTMGGSAYGQLGNPSSNGKIPCLVQDRLVGEFVEEISCGAYHTAVLTSRSEVFTWGRGANGQLGHGDMEDRKLPTLVEALKERHVKNISCGANFTSSICIHKWVSGADQSVCSGCRQAFGFTRKRHNCYNCGLVHCHNCSSKKAMKAALAPTPGKPHRVCDSCYAKLKAAESGNTSAINRKTTVPRRSMDIREKMERGEPRFSRILLSPTTEPIKYLEIKSGKQGAQSEAASIVRASQVPSLLPLKDVAFPSSLSTLQNAWKPAPPIVPQQTVNSSQPAASSRPSSPYSRRPSPPRSASPGFSRGVIDSLKKTNEIFKQDMTKMQNQIKTLKKKCDNQELEIHNLENRAKEAAKLAAAESSKSNIAMEFAKSITKELKEMMQQLPPEGRETDTLKAIDSKIEAVLEKIRASESSSLPESVGSDYQNASASSPLTSDSSNLLEKRMEGQTDTVRATAMSHTDGSVPEESSRSSVSHLTEAVPRGSSENESRTPTASIKRTESQKEIIEQFEPGVYVTVILRPNGVKIFKRVKFSKRRFQEQQAEVWWKENKDRLLKKYSPPTINVSLVGGPSALVGSSSTPARTE; encoded by the exons ATGGCTAAA GATGAAACATCATTGATCTGGCTGTCACATGGACAAGAAAAGAACCTGAAATTGTCTTCTGTATTGAAAATCATCCCTGGACAGAGAACT GCCGTGTTTAGAAGATACTTGCGCCCTGAAAAGGATTGCTTGTCATTTTCACTTCTATATAACAACGGTGAAAGATCTCTTGATCTG ATCTGCAAAGAAAAAGTTGAGGCAGCGGTGTGGCTTGCAGGCCTCAAGGCATTGattggaaaaaatcataatagACGTACAAGAAGCAATATTTCAGAT TTTCAGCTAACTGATGGTGAGTTATATCAAAATGGTCGTCCTTTTGGTGCAACTCTAGAGTTCACTTCAAGTCTTGCTCGTGGCAGGGTGTCTATTGATTTAGGTTCTCGTGACAATCCTTTGGATTTGAGAAGCTCAGATGTGTCAGAACGATCAAGTATGCAACTAAGAGCAAGTACTGGAGGAGATTTCCGAATTAGTGTTTCAAGCACTCCTAGCTGTTCGAGTGCTGGATCCGGTCCAGATGACATAGAATCCCTAGGTGATGTTTATATTTGGGGAGAAATATGGAGTGAAGGGGTTTTTCCTGATGGGTCTGTGAGCTCAGTTCCTACAAAGAACGATGTGCTTACTCCTAAGCCCTTAGAATCAAATGTAGTTCTTGATGTTCATCAAATTTCTTGTGGTGTACGTCATGTTGCTCTTGTGACAAGGCAAGGTGAGGTTTTCACCTGGGGAGAGGAATCTGGGGGGAGACTTGGTCATGGAATTGAAGATCACTTTACTCATCCTAAACTTGTTGAGTCTTTGGCAGTCACTAATATTGATTATGTTGCATGTGGCGAGTATCATACATGTGCTATATCTACATCTGGTGACTTATTTACCTGGGGTGATGGGAGCAATAATTCTGGACTTCTTGGTCATGGCACTGATGTTAGCCATTGGATACCAAAAAGAGTTTCAGGTCCTTTAGAAGGACTTCAGGTTTTATCCATCGCATGTGGAACGTGGCACTCAGCCTTGGCAACTTCAAACGGAAAATTATTTACATTTGGTGATGGAACGTTTGGTGCATTGGGCCATGGAGATCGAAAAAGTGTTTCAAGTCCCAAAGAACTTCAGTCGTTGAATGGGCTAAAAACCATAAAAGTTGCTTGCGGTGTATGGCATACTGCAGCTATCGTAGAGGTAATGAGCCAAGCTGGCTCAAACATTTCATCTAGAAAACTGTTCACTTGGGGTGATGGTGATAAGCACCGTTTGGGCCATGGAAACAAGGATATTTATCTGCTTCCCACCTGTGTCTCTTCCCTTATCGACTACAACTTCCAACTGGTAGCATGTGGACATACAATGACTGTTGCCCTCACTACCTCAGGTCACGTGTTTACCATGGGTGGCTCTGCATATGGTCAGCTAGGAAATCCAAGCTCTAATGGAAAAATCCCTTGCTTAGTACAAGATAGATTGGTTGGTGAATTTGTTGAAGAAATTTCTTGTGGGGCATATCACACTGCTGTCTTAACATCAAGAAGTGAAGTGTTCACTTGGGGGAGAGGTGCCAATGGACAATTGGGACATGGAGACATGGAAGACAGGAAACTTCCGACATTGGTTGAAGCACTGAAAGAGAGGCATGTCAAGAATATATCATGTGGCGCAAATTTTACTTCCAGTATATGCATCCACAAGTGGGTTTCTGGAGCTGACCAATCAGTTTGCTCTGGTTGTCGACAAGCATTTGGTTTTACTAGAAAGAGGCACAATTGTTACAATTGTGGGTTGGTGCACTGCCATAATTGCAGTTCCAAAAAAGCAATGAAGGCAGCATTAGCACCAACTCCTGGCAAACCACACCGTGTGTGTGATTCCTGCTATGCAAAACTCAAAGCTGCTGAGTCTGGAAATACTTCTGCTATTAATAGGAAAACTACTGTTCCTCGCCGCTCCATGGACATAAGGGAAAAGATGGAAAGGGGAGAGCCCAGGTTTTCAAGAATTTTACTCTCTCCCACAACAGAACCTATAAAATACCTTGAGATCAAGTCAGGAAAGCAAGGGGCACAATCTGAGGCTGCTTCCATAGTCCGAGCTTCACAAGTTCCATCACTTTTACCGCTAAAAGATGTTGCATTTCCAAGTTCTCTAAGTACTCTTCAAAATGCATGGAAGCCTGCTCCTCCAATAGTGCCTCAGCAGACTGTTAACTCCTCTCAGCCCGCTGCCAGCTCAAGACCTTCATCACCATACTCGAGGAGACCAAGTCCTCCACGCTCTGCCTCTCCAGGATTCTCCAGGGGTGTGATTGACAGCCTCAAGAAAACAAACGAGATTTTCAAGCAAGACATGACAAAAATGCAAAACCAA ATTAAAACTTTGAAGAAAAAGTGTGATAACCAAGAATTGGAGATTCATAATCTAGAGAACCGTGCCAAAGAAGCTGCTAAATTGGCAGCAGCAGAATCTTCCAAGTCTAACATAGCCATGGAATTTGCCAAATCCATCACAAAAGAG TTGAAGGAGATGATGCAGCAGCTGCCTCCTGAGGGCCGAGAAACTGACACCTTGAAAGCCATTGATTCTAAAATAGAAGCTGTCCTGGAAAAAATTAGAGCATCTGAAAGTTCTTCCTTGCCAGAAAGCGTAGGGTCTGACTACCAAAATGCATCAGCATCAAGTCCTTTGACCAGTGACTCTTCTAACTTGCTGGAGAAAAGGATGGAAGGCCAAACAGATACTGTGAGAGCTACTGCGATGTCTCATACTGATGGAAGTGTCCCTGAGGAAAGCAGCAGATCATCTGTTTCTCATTTGACAGAGGCTGTACCTAGAGGAAGCTCAGAAAACGAGTCCAGAACACCTACAGCTTCAATAAAGAGAACTGAATCACAAAAAGAAATTATCGAACAATTTGAACCTGGGGTTTATGTAACTGTCATTCTACGTCCCAATGGCGTAAAGATCTTCAAGCGAGTCAAATTCAG TAAAAGAAGGTTTCAGGAGCAGCAAGCGGAAGTATGgtggaaagaaaacaaagatagGCTGCTTAAGAAATACAGTCCACCGACAATAAATGTCAGTCTGGTTGGAGGACCATCGGCCCTGGTTGGATCATCCTCTACTCCGGCTCGTACTGAG TGA